AAAGCCTGGTGGCCCTGGAAAAGGTGAGCGTTTCCGACCAGTTCTTGCAGCGCGGCATCCTTCTGGTGGCCGACGGCACCGAGGAAGGCATTGTGCGCGCGGTGATGGAAACGGAAATCGCCAATATGATCAAACGCCACAAAAGCGGGCAAAACGTCTTCAAGGCCATGGGCGTGTATGCGCCAGCCTTCGGGCTTATCGGCACGCTCATCGGTCTGGTGCAGATGCTCCAGAACCTCAACGATCCCGCATCCATCGGCCCGGCCATGGCCGTGGCCTTGCTGACCACGTTTTACGGCGCCCTGCTGGCCAACGTAGTCTTCTCCCCCCTGGCCAACAAACTGGCCGAGCGCAGCGGCGAGGAAAGCCAATACATGGAAATGACCATGGAAGGCGTGCTGGCCATTCTCAATGGCGAGCATCCCAGCGTGATCAAGGAAAAGCTGGCCTCGTTCCTGCCGCCCAAAGCCCGCGAGAAGTAGGCGTCCACCATGGCGAAACCAAAAAACTGTCCGCCGCCGAAAAAATGCGCCGAGCAGGAATGCGAGGAGGGGCTGCCGCCCTGGCTGGCGACATTTGCCGACCTTGCCACCAACATGCTCTGCTTCTTCGTGCTGCTGCTGTCCTTTGCGCAGATGGACGTGCAGAAGTTCAAAGATATGATCGGCTCCATCAAGGAGGCCTTCGGCGTGCAGACCAGGCGGCCGGACGCCCCCTACTCCGCCTTTTCGCCGTCCAAGCTTGAGCGCAAGGAAGTCAAGATGACCCAGGATGACCGGGCCATGCTGGGCATGGTGGTCCAGCTCAACACCTTGCTCGATGATGACGATCTGAAAAAATCCACCAAAGTCACCACCGACGACGTGGGCGTGATCATGCGCGTGGACAACGACGCCCTCTTCGAGCCCGGCACCGCCACCCTCAAGCCGGGAGCCGACAAGGCCCTGGCCAAGGTCATCGCCATCCTCAAGGAACACAACTACGATCTGGTGGTCCGGGGCCATACGGACGACCGTCCCACCAGCAACAACCTCTACCCCAGCAACTGGGAGCTCTCCTCGGCCCGGGCCGCCACGGCCCTGCGTTCCATCATCGAAAAAGGCGACATCCGCTCCAGCCGGCTCAAGGCTGTGGGCTATGCCGACTCCCAGCCCCTCTTGCCCAACAATTCCGACGAAAACCGCCAGACCAACCGGCGCACGGAATTCTTCTTCCATCGCCCGGGAGATCGAAGCTGGTGACAACGGCACGCATCGACCTGTTGCAGCAGGACGGCCAACTGCAGGATGTGGTCATCACCCAGGAGGGCCGCACCCGGCGCATGGCCGGCCGCCAGGGCCGGGAGCGCGAAGCCGCCCTGGTGCAGGACGCCCTGCCCCCGGCGCGCAGCCTGCCCGTGCTCCTGGGCGCCGGCCTGGGCGCAGCCCTGGAGGCCGTGCTGCAGGCGCATCCCGGCCCCGTGGCCGTGGTGGACAAGGAGGCGGACATCCTGGCCGCCACCGGCCTTGTGGCGCAATACCCGCAGGTGGCCTGGGTCCTCGATGCCACCCCCGAAGCCGCCCTCGCCAGCCTGACCCGCTGGCAGATGGCCCACGGCGGCGCGCCCTTCCATCCCATCGCCCTGCCCTTTTACCTGCGCCAGGACCGCAGCCACTATCAGGTCCTGGCGGACCGCCTCGCCGCCAGCCAGGTCCACAATTTTTGGGAAAAGGCCCGCCAGCCCCGCTTCCGCAACTGGCCGCCGCGCATCCTGGGCGTCACCAGCCAGTATTTTCTCATGGGCGAGGTGCAGGCCGCCTGCACCCGGCTGGGCGTGCCCCTGCACTGCATCCACATTGAGGATCAGGAAATCGGCGCCGGCCGGTTCATGGAAGAGCTGCTCACGGCCGTGCTGGAGTTCAAGCCGGATTTCCTGTTCACCATCAACCACCTGGGCGTGGACCGCGAGGGCGTGCTCATCTCCCTGCTGGAGCAGATGCGCCTGCCCATGGCCTCCTGGTTTGTGGACAACCCGCACCTCATCCTGCATCTGTACCAGCAGGTGGTGCATCCCCTCACGGCCATTTTCACCTGGGACCGGGACAACCTGCCCTCCCTCAAGGCCCTGGGCTTCGAGCACGTCCACTATCTGCCCCTGGGCACGGACGCCCACCGCTTCCGCCCCGGTGCGCCAGCCTGGCCGGGCATGCCCCGGGCCGGGGCGAGCTTCGTGGGCAATTCCATGGTCTTCAAGGTGGGCCACCGGCTCAGGAAGGCACGGCCGCCGCGGCGTCTGCTGCTGGAATACCGCAATCTGGCCCGCGAATTCGGTGCGAGCGACTGCCGCGGCGTGCTGGAATTTCTGCAGGAGCAGCACCCGGACCGGTATGCGGACTGGCAGGCCCTGCCCACGGCCGAACGCCGTCTGGCCCTGGAAGCCATGCTCACCTGGGAGGCCACCCGGCAGTATCGCGTTGCCTGCGTGGCCGGAATCCTGCCCCTGCATCCCCTCATCTGCGGCGACAAGGGCTGGCCCATCCTGTTCCGCCACCGTCCCGAACCCTGGACCTGGCATCCGGAGCTGAGCTATTACGACCACCTGCCGGCGTTCTATCCCGCCCAGGCCGTCAACCTGAACACCACCAGCAAGCAGATGAAGGGCGCGGTGAACCAGCGCGTCTTCGATTGTCCGGCCTGTGGGGCCTTCGTGCTCACGGACATGCGCGAACAGCTGGCGGATCTCTTTGAGCCGGGCACGGAGGTGGCCGTGTACGAACATCCGGACGAGGTGGAATCCCTCGCCCGTCATTATCTGACCCACCCTGCCGAACGCCTGCGCATCGTCGCCGCAGCCAGGGCCCGCGTGCTGGCCGAACACACCTACGACCGCCGCATCCTGGCCCTGTGCGAACAGATGCAGGCCACCTTCGGGTAGCCGGCAGCCATGTCCTCCGAGCCTATCCTTGTCCTGCAGATGCAGCGCATGGGCGACCTGCTGCTCACCTTCCCGCTGCTGCTCTGGCTGACCCGACGCTACCCCGGGCATCCCTTGTGGGTGGTGGCCGAGCGACGCTTCTTCGAGCCCCTCCTGCCCCTGAGCCCCAAGGCCGCCTATGTGGACTGGACCGAAGCCGAGGGACTCAAGGCGCATCGCTTCAAGATGCTCCTCAACCTCAGCCACCGGCCCGAGGCCGCCTGGCTGGCCGGCGTGCTCCAGGCCGAAACCCGCCTGGGGCCGGTGCGCACCCCGAATGGCGCCACCTACATTCATGGCGACTGGCAGTTGTATCGCGCCTCCCTGGTGCACAACAACCGGCACAATCGCTTCCACTGGGCCGAATTGAACGCCCTGGACTGCGTGCCCCTGCGAGAGATCCAGGCCACCTCCATGCCCTCCCCCCGCACCCCGCCCCAGGATACGCCTGCCGTGGGGCTGTTCCTGGGCGCGAGCGAAGCGGCCAAGCGGCCGACACCGGCCTTCTGGGCGGCCCTGGCCCGGGAACTGCTGGCCCGCAATGTGCGGCCTGTGCTCCTGGGCGGTCCTGGGGATGTGGCCCTGGGCCGGGAGGTGCAGGCCGCCCTGGCTGCACCCGTGGCCGATCTCTGCGGCCGGTTCGACCTGAGCGCCTTCGCCCGCATGGGGCAGACGCTGGGGTTGATGATCACCCCGGATACAGGCCCCATGCATCTGGCCGCCTGGACCGGGCTCAAGACCATCAACCTGTCCATGGGGCCTGTCAGTCCCTGGGAAACGGGCCCGCACTCGCCGGGGCATCTGGTGGTCCAGGCCGCCATGAGCTGCACCGGCTGCTGGCGCTGCACCCGCGGCGAATCCCCCTGCTGCCGCGAGGCCTTCCCGCCCACGGCCATCGCCGCCCTGGCCCGACGGTTTCTGGTGACGGCCGATCCCCTGCAACTGCCCATCCGCCGCCTGGAGCGACTGCGCCTCTTTGCCACCGGCCGCGATGCCCGGGGCCTGTACGCCCTGATCCCCCTGGATCCAACCCAGCCGCCCCCGGCCCGGGAAGCGCTTTCCGGCCTGTGGCGGGACTTCATGGGCCACGCCTTCGGCCTGTGGGACGATGCCGCCCCCCGCGCCGCCTGGCAGGCCCTGCAACACGCCCATCCCGTGCTGGGCATGCGCTTCCGCAAAGGCCTTGGCGAGCTGGGCCGATGCCTCTCCCAGGCCCTGCGCACCCGCTCGCCCCTGGAGGAGGCCTTCTGGGCCGCGCACCCGCCCCTGCTGCGGCCCCTGGCCAGCGTGCTGCAGCTCACCCTCCAGAATCACGACTTCTCCCCCCAGGGCTACGCCCGGGCGCTCTCCCTCGTGGAACGCGCCCACGGGCTGACCCGCTGAGCCTGCTGCATGCCGACCGGCCGCGCTGGCACGGCTCTTGATCATGGCAGGGTAAGGAGCCCGCCATGCAGATTATTCCTTTGAGCAAACAACTGCAGCAGCAGACCGAGTCGCTTTCCAACAACCTGGCGACCGGCCTTGCCACCGGACAGGACTTCTCCAGTATTTTAAGTGAGCTGGAAGAATCGTCCACCACGGCCTCCACGTCCTCATCCACAACTGCCTCGCAGGTGCAGGGCCAGTCCGCCTACGACATGGACC
This sequence is a window from Megalodesulfovibrio gigas DSM 1382 = ATCC 19364. Protein-coding genes within it:
- a CDS encoding motility protein A, which encodes MDIGTLLGLILCFVLVFGSIAMGTGIGGFIDIPSIIIVAGGTFSVTFVMFPMGAVFGSLKAVMKAFLFKSPDPQANVRQIIQLAETARRESLVALEKVSVSDQFLQRGILLVADGTEEGIVRAVMETEIANMIKRHKSGQNVFKAMGVYAPAFGLIGTLIGLVQMLQNLNDPASIGPAMAVALLTTFYGALLANVVFSPLANKLAERSGEESQYMEMTMEGVLAILNGEHPSVIKEKLASFLPPKAREK
- a CDS encoding OmpA family protein, with the protein product MAKPKNCPPPKKCAEQECEEGLPPWLATFADLATNMLCFFVLLLSFAQMDVQKFKDMIGSIKEAFGVQTRRPDAPYSAFSPSKLERKEVKMTQDDRAMLGMVVQLNTLLDDDDLKKSTKVTTDDVGVIMRVDNDALFEPGTATLKPGADKALAKVIAILKEHNYDLVVRGHTDDRPTSNNLYPSNWELSSARAATALRSIIEKGDIRSSRLKAVGYADSQPLLPNNSDENRQTNRRTEFFFHRPGDRSW
- a CDS encoding glycosyltransferase family 9 protein is translated as MSSEPILVLQMQRMGDLLLTFPLLLWLTRRYPGHPLWVVAERRFFEPLLPLSPKAAYVDWTEAEGLKAHRFKMLLNLSHRPEAAWLAGVLQAETRLGPVRTPNGATYIHGDWQLYRASLVHNNRHNRFHWAELNALDCVPLREIQATSMPSPRTPPQDTPAVGLFLGASEAAKRPTPAFWAALARELLARNVRPVLLGGPGDVALGREVQAALAAPVADLCGRFDLSAFARMGQTLGLMITPDTGPMHLAAWTGLKTINLSMGPVSPWETGPHSPGHLVVQAAMSCTGCWRCTRGESPCCREAFPPTAIAALARRFLVTADPLQLPIRRLERLRLFATGRDARGLYALIPLDPTQPPPAREALSGLWRDFMGHAFGLWDDAAPRAAWQALQHAHPVLGMRFRKGLGELGRCLSQALRTRSPLEEAFWAAHPPLLRPLASVLQLTLQNHDFSPQGYARALSLVERAHGLTR
- a CDS encoding CgeB family protein, whose amino-acid sequence is MTTARIDLLQQDGQLQDVVITQEGRTRRMAGRQGREREAALVQDALPPARSLPVLLGAGLGAALEAVLQAHPGPVAVVDKEADILAATGLVAQYPQVAWVLDATPEAALASLTRWQMAHGGAPFHPIALPFYLRQDRSHYQVLADRLAASQVHNFWEKARQPRFRNWPPRILGVTSQYFLMGEVQAACTRLGVPLHCIHIEDQEIGAGRFMEELLTAVLEFKPDFLFTINHLGVDREGVLISLLEQMRLPMASWFVDNPHLILHLYQQVVHPLTAIFTWDRDNLPSLKALGFEHVHYLPLGTDAHRFRPGAPAWPGMPRAGASFVGNSMVFKVGHRLRKARPPRRLLLEYRNLAREFGASDCRGVLEFLQEQHPDRYADWQALPTAERRLALEAMLTWEATRQYRVACVAGILPLHPLICGDKGWPILFRHRPEPWTWHPELSYYDHLPAFYPAQAVNLNTTSKQMKGAVNQRVFDCPACGAFVLTDMREQLADLFEPGTEVAVYEHPDEVESLARHYLTHPAERLRIVAAARARVLAEHTYDRRILALCEQMQATFG